CGATCGCGTCCGACGACAGCTCGGTCGAAGGCGACGTGTCCGCGTTCGTCTCGGCCTACAACGCCGTGATCGACCAGCTCAACACGCTCGCCGCGCCGGGCACGGCGGGCGTGCAGGGCAGCGGCGGCCAGCTGCTCGGCGACGAAATGATCAACCAGATCGGCGCGGCGCTCGGCAGCATCGTGGGCGGCAAGGTATCGAGCGGCGGCTTGCAGGGCACGCTCGCGTCGCTCGGCATTTCGTTCCAGCAGGACACAGGCGGCCTGCCGTTCGCGGAACTGCAGATCAACGCCGATCCGAACCTGCCGACGCTCGACGACGTGATCGCGACCAATCCGGGGCTCGTCAGCACGCTGTTCAACGATACGAACGGTATCGCGACGCAGCTGAATTCGCTGATGGACACATACACGAGCGATAGCGGTATTATCTCGTCGCGCACGGACGCGCTCACCGCCGATATCTCTGCGCTCTCGAAACAGCAGGACGATCTGAACGATTTTTCCGCGCAGTTGACGTCGCAATTCAACGACCAGTTCACGGCGCTGAACACGCTGCTGGCCCAGACACAGCAGAATCAGACCTACCTGACGGCGTTGTTCGGCGGCAGCAACAGCAACGGCGCGCTGGCGCAGAACAGCAAGTAGGTCGCAAGCAAGCGGCAAACAGGCGGCGGTTCACCAACGAGGAGTACGCAAGGCCATGGACCAGAATCAATTGCTCGAGCGAGTCGTCGGGCTGACGCAGATGATCGAGGAAGCTGCGGCAATTTCCGACTGGCCGCGCGTCGCTCGTCTGATGGAGCGGCGCACGCCGCTGCTCGAATCGCTGACGTTGCCGACGTCTCCCGCCGCGCTGCAGGCGCTGCGCCGCGTGCAGGCATCGATCGAAGGGCTGCGTTCCCGCGCGATCACGTCGCGCGCAGAGCTCGAAACGGAATACAGTACCGCTGTGCGCGGCGTGCAGGCTGCCAACGCCTACACGCGCGTCGGCATGCTTTGATGCAACGGCATACGCATAGCCGCCAGGCATCCACCGAATATCGATAAGAAAAACGCGCCGTGACAGGCGTGCTCGTTCAGCTCAGGCCCGCTTCCGGCGGGCTTTTTTTATGGGCGCGCGACATCGCCATGGGCGAAATCGACGGTACGCGCCCCTACGCCCCGAAAAACGGGTGAATCCGGCATCTGCTCGTGGGATCGTCCCACGCTCGAGTCTCTAGACTTGTCCATGGGGCACTGCGCGCTCAGGCATATCGCGCTGACGTTCGATGCCCGATGCCCGGAGCAGAACCCATGACACTCGACGCCACCCTGCAGCAGGCCGTGCAACACCATCAGGCGGAAGCTTTCGCGGAAGCGGAACGGCTATATCGCTCGATCCTGCAAGTGCAGCCCGATCATCCGGAGGCGAATCACCATCTCGGCATGCTCGCGGTGCAGCTCGAGCAGCACGCGATGGGCTTGCCCTTTCTGAAGGCCGCGGTCAAAGCCAGCCCGCGGCACGCCGAGTTCCGGCGCGACTATGTCAATGCGCTCGAAGCGGCGGGCCAACACGACGAGGCCGCGCATGTGCGCGAGGGTGGCAGCCAGTACAGCGCGCCCGCGAACGCGGGGTTTGTCACC
The nucleotide sequence above comes from Paraburkholderia sp. SOS3. Encoded proteins:
- a CDS encoding flagellar protein FliT, yielding MDQNQLLERVVGLTQMIEEAAAISDWPRVARLMERRTPLLESLTLPTSPAALQALRRVQASIEGLRSRAITSRAELETEYSTAVRGVQAANAYTRVGML